The following DNA comes from Streptomyces sp. NBC_00690.
CATGTAGCGCCGGGCTACGGCGATTTCCACCGTGCGCCGGCCAGCGGCGCGTTGTCTCCCAGCCGTGCCCAGACCTCTGCGGCCCGGGGTAGGGCCACGTCAGCCCGCTGTGCGGCTTCGCGGTGTCGGCGCCACCCGTTGCCCCTTTTACCGCGGGCGCCCGCCACGCCGGTTCGCCAGTCGCGGCTCAGCCGTACGGCCATGCGGACATGCCGCCGGGGCCAACGCTGAGTCGCGTCGGCCCCGGCGGCCCTGCTCAGAAGGTGTGCGGTGTGAAGGGGCGGATGGGCTCGGTCATGAAACGAAACCGCCGGTCGAATTCGGCCCTCTCATCCTTGTTCATGAGGTTGACGGCGTTGCCGAGGTTCTTCGTGGCGAGCTGCTCCATGAATGGGGCGAGGAAGCGTTGCAGGGCATCCAACGCTTCGTCCTTCGTACGCTTGTACTCCATGTAGCGAGAGTGCTGCGCCTTCAGCTCTTCGAGCTCGGCACGGGTTGCCTGCAAGGCGGTGGCCTGCTCCTCCTTGGTGAAGGGGCGGCCGTCGCGGTGGGACCAGGTGTTGGTGTCGGGTCGGTATGTGAAGTCCGCGTCGCAGAGGAGGGCGACGATGTGGGGTCGGATTTCAGTTTCGGGCATGCGGGTGCTCCTCGAAGGGGTGTGGGAAGGGCGACGTATCAATGGTCTGGAAAATCCCCGGTTCGGCTGACCGGGGATCGTCGGTTATGTTTCGCCGCTCGCCCTTGATCAGAGCCGTCGGGCGGAGTCGCTCGCTGCCTTGGCCGTCAGCTCCATGGCAGGAGCCGGGAGCGGGTTGCGCCGGCTACCTCGGGCAGCCGGATCGTGTGGGGTTCTTGGGATGGTGGGCAGGTTGGCGCTGCGGCGCAGGCGCCAGACGAGGACATCGCTGATCGATGTTGCGGTGTCGAGCTCTCGGCGGCTGGTGGCTTCGGCGAGCAGGGCAGTCGGGTCGTGTCCGACGCTCTCGGCATCGGCGAGAGTGGCGGCCAAGGCGTGCCAGCCCGGTTCGGCCAGAACGCTTTCGGCCAGTTCAGGCAGCGCCTGGTGGACGAAGCCGGCCTGCCGTTGCCGAACATGCGGGGCCAGACGTTGGCCTTGCTGCCGGAGGACGGCCATGGGTTGGGCGGCTGCTGCTCGGTAGGCGACGCGGAGATGTTCGGCGGCTTGCAGCGCGGCAACGGCCTGCTGGGCGTGATTCCTCTTCGCATGCCAGGCGGCCACCGCTACGGCGAAGAAGAACGCCATGTCGATCAGCATCGCGGTGGTGGCGCCGTCCTCGCCTCGGCCCAGAGCCGGTCCGCTGTGGATGAGGTCGCGGGCGGCCTGGCGTAGGGCTCGGTCGTGGCCGCGTTCGGCGCGTACGTGGGAGCGGGCTGCCCGCTCGAACACGGTGGCCGCTTGATTCAGCTGGCGGCGGGTGTGGGCCGCGGAGGTCTTGGCGAGGGCGTCGAGGACTTCGCCGGCGGCTGCGATCTGGGCGGCCACGGTCCCGTCGTCGGCCTGATCGATGAAGAGGACGGCCTGCCAGATGGCTCCGGTGGCGTCGAGGCGGGCGGACGCAGGAGTGCTCGCACGCACGGACGGCGGCTGGGTGGGTGCGCCGGTCCAGCGTTCGCGAAGGCGGGGCAGGGAGAGGTCGGGTGCGAGCTTCGATCCGGAGTAGTGGACGGGTGCCCCGTCCTTGTTGCGGTCTTCGGGCAGGGCGACGGTGTAGCCGAGGGCGTCGCCGGAGGGGGCGATGCGACGGTGGATGAGGAGTCCGGCGGAGGCGAGCCGGTCGAAGAACTCCGTCTCCGAGGCGGTGCCCGCCGCGGCTCGGCGGACGGTCTCGCGCAGTTCCTCGCGGGCGGTGCGGTCTCGACCCCGGCGCTGGGCTTTGTGGCGTTCGGCGCTGGTGGGGCGCTTGGCACCGGTGCCGTCCCCGGGCGCCACGCGGTGCAGGTCGTAGTCGGCCTCGATGCTGCGGCACTCGGTCTGGGCGCGCTGGCCGGAGCGGTGGTGGTTGGGCTTGCGCCCGTCTTCGCGTACGAGTGTGGCGATGAGGTGGATGTGCTCGTCCGCGTGGCGGATCGCCGCCCACCGGCAGCCCGCGCCATCGCCTGGGTCGATTCCGGTGGCGGCGATGACTCGGTGGGCGATGTCCGCCCACTCGGCGTCGGTGAGCGTTCGGTCGCCGGGGGCGGCGCGGACGGAGGCGTGCCAGACGTGCTTGTCCGGCCGCGTGTCCGCGGTGCGAAGGCAGAGGGGTTCGTCGAGGAGCTGCTGGAGGTCCTTCTCGGTGGCGTTCGGGTCGCGGCCGGGGTCGGGGGCGAGGCCGTCGAAGGAGGCGACGAGGTGCGGGTCGGTGTGTTCCTCGCTGCGGCCAGGGCCGTACAGGTAGGCGATCAAGCCGGCGGTACTGGTGCCTTGTTTGTGGATGGACGGGATCAAGCGGCTTGGGTTCCTTCAGCGGGGTTGGTCATGCGGGCGGTGACCTGGCGGATGCCGTCGGCGGCGCGGTGGACGGCGGTGATGGTCGTGTCGAGATCGTCAGGGGCGAGGCCGAGGTGCAGGGCGCGGGCGGCCTGGTTGAGGTTGTTGTTGGCGTGTCCGAGCTGGCGTCGGAGGGCGAAGAGCGTGGTGAGGATGTCCTGCTCGGAGGAGATGGCAGCTGCGGTGCGGTCGAGGTCGCGGGCGGCGGCGAGGCTGGAGGTGGCGAGGAAGCCCGCGACGCTCATGCCGACGGCCTGGGCGCCGGCGGCGATGCGCTGGTACTCGGGTTCGCTGAGGCGGACGCTGTGAGCACGACGCTGCTTGCGCGCTCGGATACGGGGCTTGCCCCGGCGCCTGCCCGGCTGCGGTCCGCCCCCGGTCGCCGCCGCCCCGTCCTGCGCCCCCTGGCGCGGGACGGGGCCCGCCACTCCCGGGGCGGGTTCTGGTTCGGACGCACCCCCTGCGGGGGAGTGTCCGAACCTCCAACTTGCTGCGCTGGTGGCTGTGGTGGTGCTCATCTGCTCGCGGTCGATGGAGTGTTCGCTGGGCTGATCGTGCATGTCGGCTTCTCCGTGTGGTGGCCATCGAAGGACTGGTGGCTTGGGCCTGCGGGATGTCCGCTGCCGGGTGTGCGGACCGGACCGCATCGGAAGAGACGAGGCAGGGACCATGAGGGGTTGGACGGTCCCGATTCCGGTCCCCGTGAGGTGGTCCGCGATGGCGGGGACGGTCTGCCCACCTTGCGGACCAAGGTCGACGGTCCTCGGGACCGGGCTGGGACCACCGCCCTGACCTGCGGAAAACGCGGTCCGCAGACCGGTCCGGTCCGCGCGGACCAGTTGTGTACTGCTGTACGTACCGGTCCCTGATCGCCCCCGGACCAGCCCTCGGGACGGTCTCCTGCTTGGTCCCGGACCGTTCCCCTTGCGGACTGGGCATCCCGTGGAAGGTGGTCCGCCGGTTCAGAGTGGCGGCGGACCACCTTCAGTGCGTTGGGCAGACAGATCCGCTCAGCGAGCGGGCGACGCTGACCGGCGGCGGTCCGGGCCGCTGAGGATGACCCGGCTGGTCATCTCCGCGAGGCGGGAGGCGACCCGGTCGCCGACTGCGGCGCGGAGGACGTCGGTGGGCAGGTTGGTGGTGATGAGGGTGGGGAGCATCTGGACGTAGCGGCGGTTGATCAGCCGGTACATCAGCTCCTCGGTCCACTCGGATTGTTTGGCCGCGCCGAGGTCGTCCAGGATCAGCAGTGGGCAGCGGCCGAGCACCTGGAGTTCCGCTTCGGGGTCCTGGCCGGGGCGGGGGCGCAGGCGAGCGTTGAGGTCGGCGGTGGTGATGGCTTCCCAGCGCAGGCGGACGCCTGTGGCGAGGAGCGAGCGGACCGCTCCGTATGCCTGGTGGGTCTTTCCGGTGCCGGTCGGGCCTGTGATCAGCAGCGAGGGCCCGTGGGCGATGCCGCGCGTGCCACTGGGGCCGGCTCGGCCGGCGTGGGCGACCTGATCCACCCAGGCGGTCACCGCGGAGTTGTCGGCGAGAGCGTGCTGGTAGCGGGGTGGGATGCGGGCGGCAGCCAGCTCCAGGGCGGTCACGGGCGCCGAAGCGGGCTCCGTCGGAGTGGTGTCGGGGTCGATACCCCGGGCGGCGAGGATGGCTGCGAGCCGGTCGGCCAGAGCGCCGACCTGCTGGGGTTCTCGGATGGCGGTGGTCACAGCTCACCGCCGTACGCGGCTTCGACGTCGGTCGGGTTCGTGTAGGTCCGGTGGATGGCATCGGAAGCGGTGGGTCGCGGAGTGTTCATGGCCTCGTTGACGAGGCTCGGCAGCAGGCTGGCATGCAGGCTCTTGGTCCGCAGTCGGTCGAGTCCGGCCCGGATGTGGTCGGCGTCGATGCCCTCGGTGAGGAGCTTTCCGACCTCCCGGCCGAGGTGGCCGAGAACGCTGCTCGGTGGGCGGTGGGTGCAGGCGGCGGTGTACTCGGCGATGAGCTCCTTGGTGGAGACGGCCGGGTGGATGGGGGCGCTCGCGCCCCCCAACGGAGTAGTTCCTAGATCCCTGTTCCTAGGTCCTAGATCCGGACCGTGAGGGCTCACGGAGAGGTCCCGGAGTCCTCCCTGAGGCTTCCGCGAAGGCTCACTGAAGCCGCCTTGGCCTGGGATTTCTTCATTCACGGAAGCCTCCGGCAGTGAGCGTGAGGGCTCGCTGAGTCCTTCCTGAGCCTTCACTGCGGCCTCCGGGGCGGGTCCGTGATCCTGCCGTGAGACCGTGCCGGGTCGGCCACCGTCATGGTGGGGACAGCCGGGGTGACGAACCCCGCTCGGACGGTTGATCTTCTGATGTTTGGCGAAGGTGACGATGTGCAGGTACCGCTTGCCGTCGCTGCCCTCGTACCGGCAGATCAGCTCAGCCGTGTCGAGTTGATTGAGGTCGTCCTCGACGCCTACGGGGCCGTGCTCGGGCCGCAGGGACCAGAGCAGTCCGGCGATGACGGCGGCTTGGTCACGGAAACGCCCGTGGTCGTCGGCCTGGGTCAGCAGGCCGAAGAAGGTCCGCTCGGCGGTGACGGTCACCTCGGCGAGCGATTCGGAGGAGAAAGCTTCAGGCTTGATGGTCCGTATCCGTGCCATGTCTATCGCCCCGCCTTCGTCGACAGGGCGCGGATGGACAGGGATGCTGCTACGGCAGTGGCGGCCGTAGGGTCGGGCACAGGCGTTCCTCACCCGGTGGTTGATGGCTGGCACCATCGCTCACCGTCTTGTTCGTCGCGGAAGGGCGAATCGGTAGGGGACACCCGGCTCCCGGTGCGAATGTGCCGGGAGCCGGTTCATTTCCAGGCGCACGTACACACAGCCACACCATCCCGCGAAAGTCCAGACATAGCTCTGAACCGCTGTACAACTTTCTGGCGAGGTGGATTTCGGGTGGTGATCAAAACTGTAATCGGCGATCCGCTGTTGACGAAATAGCGCCTCTCGGCGGGCGCATCCGACACCGCGTATCGCGGCGCCCCGTCCACGGGTCAGTGTCCCGATGGGTCACAAGCCGCAGATCAGAGCCGTGATTGACCTCCTCGCTCGCCCCGGTCCAGGGCCCATGGAAGTCCTGGACCGCCGACTGCGCGATGAAGGGCCGCTATATATAGCGCACGATCCCCGGTTAACGAAATCGGGGATGCGGAGCTACAAAAATGGGTATGGCGAAACGACCCATTCAATTCAGTCCAGCAGTAATCCCGGCCACCCTCACCATCGAAGCCATCCTCATCCGGCGAAGCGTTGGTCAATGCCGGCTGGGCGGCCACGGCGCCGCGCCCGGCAACCCGATTCCCTCACGCGTTCAGCGCTCTCGGCATCGCCGCCATGCCGTCGGGCTCACCGACATCGCCATGGACCTCAGGGTCCCGTTGCCGGGGTCCCCGCGACGGGGGACCGCCTCGTAGCCCGGTTCTCGCAGAACCGATTCGCCCTTCCGCGACCAGCGATTCATGGTGACGCACGGGCTGCCAGGCCCCCTACGCGCGCCAGAAGTGGAACCTCCTTGCGCAGAACCGCCCCAATCTCCGCCGCCGCGCTCACCAAGCCTTCCGCAGGGGAGGTGATCCATCAGACCGACCGCCTGCTCACCGCCGACGAGGCCGCCGAACGACTCGGTACAGGTGTGCGTTTCGTCCGGCGCCTCATCTCCGAGCGGCGTATCCGCTACGTCAAGCTCGGCAAATACGTCCGTATCCCGGAGAGCGTCCTCACCGCCTTCGTGGAGGAACGGACCGTCGAACCCGTTCGCGTCCGGCGCTCCCGCTACGGGAGGGCTGCCTGATGGCTCGACCGCGCAAGCGAGCTCCACGTCGCAGCTTTGGGGCGATACGGAAGCTGCCCTCCGGCCGGTACCAGGCGCGCTATCCCGGCACTGACGGTGTGCTGCGCGCGGCCCCCGAGACATACGAGACGAAGAGTGACGCCGAGGTCTTCCTCTCCCAGGTCCAGGCCGACCAGACACGCGGTGACTGGATCGACCCGACCGCCGGGGAGGTGCTGTTCGCCGAGTACGCGACGCGCTGGATCGGCGAACGGGGCGTCGCGCCGACGACGGACGAGCTGTACCGCAGGCTCCTGCGGCTGCACTTGGAGCCGACGTTCGGCGCGCTGCACGTGAACAGGATCAGCCCGGCCCGAGTCCGCACCTGGCGGGCCGAGCGGCTCAGGGCCACGGGTTCGACGACGACGGCCAAGGCGTACCGACTGCTCAAAGCCGTCATGGAGACCGCCGTCGAGGACGACATGATCCGCAAGAACCCGTGCCGCATCCGGGGAGCCGGCCGGGAGGAAGCGGACGAGCGCCCCGTCGCCTCGGTCGCGCAGGTCTTCGACCTCGCGGAGGCGATCGGGCTGCGGTGGCGACTGATGGTCCTGCTGGGCGCCTTCGCCTCGATGCGTCCCGAGGAACTCGCCGAGCTCCGCCGCGTCGACGTCGACCTTGACGCAGGATCGGTCCGGGTGCGCCGGGCCGCGCCTGAACTGAACACCGGCCGCCGTGTCATCGGTGATCCCAAGTCCCGTGCAGGCAAGAGGGAGATCGTGCTGCCGGCCTTTGTCCACGCCGATGTGCGTCAGCACCTGGAGTGGTTCGCCGAGCCGGGACCCGACGGGCTCGTCTTCGTGGGAGAGAGGGGCGCGGCTCTGCGCGGGACCACCTTCGGGCGCAAGTGGCGCAGGGCCCGGGACAAGGTCGGGCTGCCGGAAGAGTTTCGCTTCTACGACCTCCGGCACACGGGCAACACGCTCGCCGCCGACACCGGCGCCAAGCTGAAGGACCTCATGGTCCGGGCGGGTCAGTCGTCCGAGAAGGCACAGCTGATCTATCAGCACTCCACCAAGGAACATCAGCGCAGGCTCGCCGCGGACATCGACGTCGATGTCCGCCGGCAGCGAGCCGCGGCGACACCGGGCGGTGCGACGGTCCACCCGTTCATCCCCCGCCCGCCCGCCGCCGCTCCCCCGGCAGCCAGGAGGCGGTGACTCACCAGATGTTCGATCGAAGCGCCGGACCTCGGCCAGATGGTCCGGCGCTTTGCCATCTCCGGCTGCTCCGCGCCCGCGTACACCCGCACCGTCAGGCGCGAGTGGTGCACGCCACAGGAAGTCGATCTCGCGGTACGGGTCGGCGGAGCGTCAGCGCTTCGCGTGGTCGGCGGCGAGGCCCGTTCGGGCACGGCTGACGGTCCCTTATGGCACGCGAATGGCACGGCACCCGAAATTGGTCTAGACAACAAGAAAGGCCCCGGTCTCTGACCAGGGCCTTCGGTAAAGAGCGGGTGACGAGAATCGAACTCGCGCTCTGAGCTTGGGAAGCTCATGTTCTACCATTAAACTACACCCGCGCAATCGACCGCTCACTCGCAGTCGCAACGCCGCTCACTCTACCCCATTCCCGGCCCCCGGCGTGTGAAGCCGGTGGGCTCTTTGTGGGTCGGTGGGGGTGATCGGGATGCGGGGCGCGGGAGTTGGGGCGTACCGTGGCGGCTCGGAGTGCCGGTCGTAGTGCCGGGTGGTTGATCCCCTAATGTGGTCGTTCGTCCGCATTCTCTGGGGAAGGGACTCGATGGACTTGATGGAGCGCACCGTCGTCCGCTGTGCCGAAGGGCATGTGTTTGCCACCGCCTCGTTTCCGATGCAGCAGCTCGGTGCTGCGCGGATCGGGCCCGGGCGGCTTGTGCGGTGTCCGCGGTGTGCGCGGCTGCGGAGTGTCGTGCTGGTGGAGTCCGCCGCCAAGCGGTAGATGGCCATGAGGGTAGGCGCGCGGAGTCGTCCGAGTGGGGCGGGTCCGCGCGCTCTGCGTATCCTCGGGGGGTGCTTCTCTCAGACAAGGACATCCGGGCCGAGATCGACGCAGGTCGTGTGCGTATCGATCCCTACGACAAATCTATGGTGCAGCCCTCCAGCATCGATGTGCGGCTCGACCGCTACTTCCGGGTGTTCGAGAATCACCGCTACCCCCATATCGACCCCGCTGTTGAGCAGATCGACCTCACGCGTACCGTCGAGCCGGAGGGGGACGAGGCGTTCATCCTCCACCCCGGTGAATTCGTGCTCGCATCGAGCTATGAGGTCATTTCGCTGCCCGACGACCTCGCCTCTCGTTTGGAGGGGAAGAGTTCTCTCGGTCGGTTGGGGCTGGTAACCCATTCCACCGCGGGCTTCATCGATCCGGGATTCTCCGGGCATGTGACCCTGGAACTCTCGAATTTGGCGACGCTGCCCATCAAGCTCTGGCCCGGGATGAAGATCGGGCAGCTCTGCATGTTCCGGTTGAGTTCTCCCGCCGAGTTCCCGTACGGCAGTGAGCGCTATGGCTCGCGCTACCAGGGACAGCGTGGGCCGACGGCGTCCCGTTCGTTCCAGAACTTCCACCGGACGCAGGTGTGAGCCGTGGGTGACGTGCGAGAGAATCTGACGTACGAGAAGTTCGGCGGCGCTGTCCGGGAGCTGGCGCAGACCATCGCGGATGACGGCTACGAGCCCGACATCGTGCTCTCTATTGCCCGGGGTGGTGTCTTCGTCGCGGGTGGGCTGGCCTACGCGCTCGATTGCAAGAACATCCATCTGGTCAACATCGAGTTCTACACCGGAGTGGGAACCACTCTGGAAATGCCCGTGATGCTCGCTCCCGTGCCGAACGCGATCGACTTCTCGGACAAGAAGGTTCTGATCGCCGACGATGTCGCGGACACCGGTAAGACGCTGAAGCTCGTTCACGATTTCTGTGTCGACCATGTCGCGGAGGTTCGCTCCGCCGTGATTTACGAGAAGTCGCACTCGCTCGTGAAGTGTGAGTACGTCTGGAAGCGTACGGACGACTGGATCAATTTCCCCTGGAGCGTGGAGAAGCCCGTCGTTCGCAGGCAGGGGCAGGTTCTCGATTCATGAGTGTCGGTCCTGTTGAGGGCCACCGCCCCAACGGCTAAGGGCGGTAGGGCCTGAGCGGGATTCACCAGAGACAGCGAACACGAAAGGGCCCGTCCGGTGAATCGGACGGGCCCTTTCAGCGGTTTCTGCGAGGGATCAGAGGGTTCCCAGCTTGATGATCGACAGCAGCGCGATGAGCTGGATCGAAGCCGCGCCCAGTGCCTTCGGCCAGGGCAGGTCGTGCGACCTGCTCACCATCAGGGTGAAGAGGGCGCCCGCGCCCAACCAGGTAGCCCAGCCCAGCAGTTGGACCAGGGAGTTCTCGCCGCCCAGGAAGAGCGCGAACAGCAGTCGCGGCGCATCGGTGATCGACATGATCAACATGGAGAGCCCGACGGTCGGCTGCCAGGCTCCGGTGCCGCCGAGTTGGCGTGCGAGCGTATGGGTGACCGCGCCCAGGATGAAGCCGGCGATCACCAACGCGACACCCGTGGTCAGCACGTACGGGACCGCCGATGAGAGCGTTGCGTTGATCGTCTCTTCGCGGGCCTTGTCGAAGCCGAAGATGGCGAGCAGGCCGTATACGAAGGTCACGACCAGCGCCGGACCCCACACCGCGTAGTCCCGCATCTGCCAGAACGTCGCCTTGGGGCGCAGCACGATCCCGCTCAGCAACTGCTTCCAGTGCAGCCGGGGACCCGCCGGGGGCGCGGGCGAGCTGCCCGCCTGGTAGGTCGCTCCGTCGCCGTAGGGGTCGTCGATGCTGAACGCCTGGGTGTGACCCGCGCTGTTCGCGTACGGGTCGTGCTGAGGGGGCCCACCGTGCTGACCGCCGTGGTGCGGGTCACCGAAGTACTCCGGCTCGCCGTACTGCGGTTGATGGCCCTGCGGGCCTGCGCCTTGGGGCCACTGCGGCGGCTGCTGTGGCTGCCGCGCATACGGCGGCTGGCCGCCGCCACCCGGGTGGGGTGGTGGTGCCTGTCGAGGTTGCTGCTGCGTGCGGTTGT
Coding sequences within:
- a CDS encoding relaxase/mobilization nuclease domain-containing protein, whose translation is MIPSIHKQGTSTAGLIAYLYGPGRSEEHTDPHLVASFDGLAPDPGRDPNATEKDLQQLLDEPLCLRTADTRPDKHVWHASVRAAPGDRTLTDAEWADIAHRVIAATGIDPGDGAGCRWAAIRHADEHIHLIATLVREDGRKPNHHRSGQRAQTECRSIEADYDLHRVAPGDGTGAKRPTSAERHKAQRRGRDRTAREELRETVRRAAAGTASETEFFDRLASAGLLIHRRIAPSGDALGYTVALPEDRNKDGAPVHYSGSKLAPDLSLPRLRERWTGAPTQPPSVRASTPASARLDATGAIWQAVLFIDQADDGTVAAQIAAAGEVLDALAKTSAAHTRRQLNQAATVFERAARSHVRAERGHDRALRQAARDLIHSGPALGRGEDGATTAMLIDMAFFFAVAVAAWHAKRNHAQQAVAALQAAEHLRVAYRAAAAQPMAVLRQQGQRLAPHVRQRQAGFVHQALPELAESVLAEPGWHALAATLADAESVGHDPTALLAEATSRRELDTATSISDVLVWRLRRSANLPTIPRTPHDPAARGSRRNPLPAPAMELTAKAASDSARRL
- a CDS encoding plasmid mobilization protein, translating into MHDQPSEHSIDREQMSTTTATSAASWRFGHSPAGGASEPEPAPGVAGPVPRQGAQDGAAATGGGPQPGRRRGKPRIRARKQRRAHSVRLSEPEYQRIAAGAQAVGMSVAGFLATSSLAAARDLDRTAAAISSEQDILTTLFALRRQLGHANNNLNQAARALHLGLAPDDLDTTITAVHRAADGIRQVTARMTNPAEGTQAA
- a CDS encoding ATP-binding protein, yielding MTTAIREPQQVGALADRLAAILAARGIDPDTTPTEPASAPVTALELAAARIPPRYQHALADNSAVTAWVDQVAHAGRAGPSGTRGIAHGPSLLITGPTGTGKTHQAYGAVRSLLATGVRLRWEAITTADLNARLRPRPGQDPEAELQVLGRCPLLILDDLGAAKQSEWTEELMYRLINRRYVQMLPTLITTNLPTDVLRAAVGDRVASRLAEMTSRVILSGPDRRRSASPAR
- a CDS encoding helix-turn-helix domain-containing protein, translated to MHQTDRLLTADEAAERLGTGVRFVRRLISERRIRYVKLGKYVRIPESVLTAFVEERTVEPVRVRRSRYGRAA
- a CDS encoding tyrosine-type recombinase/integrase — its product is MARPRKRAPRRSFGAIRKLPSGRYQARYPGTDGVLRAAPETYETKSDAEVFLSQVQADQTRGDWIDPTAGEVLFAEYATRWIGERGVAPTTDELYRRLLRLHLEPTFGALHVNRISPARVRTWRAERLRATGSTTTAKAYRLLKAVMETAVEDDMIRKNPCRIRGAGREEADERPVASVAQVFDLAEAIGLRWRLMVLLGAFASMRPEELAELRRVDVDLDAGSVRVRRAAPELNTGRRVIGDPKSRAGKREIVLPAFVHADVRQHLEWFAEPGPDGLVFVGERGAALRGTTFGRKWRRARDKVGLPEEFRFYDLRHTGNTLAADTGAKLKDLMVRAGQSSEKAQLIYQHSTKEHQRRLAADIDVDVRRQRAAATPGGATVHPFIPRPPAAAPPAARRR
- the dcd gene encoding dCTP deaminase, with the translated sequence MLLSDKDIRAEIDAGRVRIDPYDKSMVQPSSIDVRLDRYFRVFENHRYPHIDPAVEQIDLTRTVEPEGDEAFILHPGEFVLASSYEVISLPDDLASRLEGKSSLGRLGLVTHSTAGFIDPGFSGHVTLELSNLATLPIKLWPGMKIGQLCMFRLSSPAEFPYGSERYGSRYQGQRGPTASRSFQNFHRTQV
- a CDS encoding phosphoribosyltransferase, whose protein sequence is MGDVRENLTYEKFGGAVRELAQTIADDGYEPDIVLSIARGGVFVAGGLAYALDCKNIHLVNIEFYTGVGTTLEMPVMLAPVPNAIDFSDKKVLIADDVADTGKTLKLVHDFCVDHVAEVRSAVIYEKSHSLVKCEYVWKRTDDWINFPWSVEKPVVRRQGQVLDS
- a CDS encoding Yip1 family protein, which codes for MAGFRIGRGRDNRTQQQPRQAPPPHPGGGGQPPYARQPQQPPQWPQGAGPQGHQPQYGEPEYFGDPHHGGQHGGPPQHDPYANSAGHTQAFSIDDPYGDGATYQAGSSPAPPAGPRLHWKQLLSGIVLRPKATFWQMRDYAVWGPALVVTFVYGLLAIFGFDKAREETINATLSSAVPYVLTTGVALVIAGFILGAVTHTLARQLGGTGAWQPTVGLSMLIMSITDAPRLLFALFLGGENSLVQLLGWATWLGAGALFTLMVSRSHDLPWPKALGAASIQLIALLSIIKLGTL